From Leptodactylus fuscus isolate aLepFus1 chromosome 11, aLepFus1.hap2, whole genome shotgun sequence, one genomic window encodes:
- the LOC142185296 gene encoding 3-galactosyl-N-acetylglucosaminide 4-alpha-L-fucosyltransferase FUT3-like, giving the protein MKWLGRRESTDPDAEDASYSRVFEDHTMATSLATSLILKKIFQKMFNAVLKLFNHQSILVIVPVFLILILFSWTWGRLSLSIDLECEQRGIVQKTTDQSLKTSISAPQKIEKELLVLVWVWPFGEPFALNTCQSVYGIPGCKLTANRSLYGIADAVVIHHVDIMYDKKSLPQEPRPLYQRWVWFNMEPPLIIKNLHFLDNLFNMTMTFRQDSDVYRPYGRIEALKEPQSFSIPAKTKFVAWVVSQWYPGVKRNIYYEELKRYLPIDVYGKKHMRLSWDDFYQTISKYKFYLAFENSIYKDYITEKMWSNAFDSWAVPVVLGTTRKNYERFIPGEAFIHVDDFSSPKELASYLFELDKDDERYKKYFYWRSHYRVRRETGWDNHYCKACRALQQAPDYQVIPSVEKWFLKDV; this is encoded by the exons ATGAAGTGGCTCGGAAGAAGAGAGTCTACGGACCCTGATGCGGAAGATGCTTCTTATTCCAGGGTTTTTGAAGATCACACTATGGCTACATCCCTGGCTACATCCCTTATTCTCAAAAAGATTTTCCAGAAAAT GTTTAATGCAGTCTTGAAACTCTTCAACCATCAAAGTATCTTGGTCATTGTTcctgtttttttaattttgattCTTTTTTCCTGGACCTGGGGAAGACTGAGCCTCTCGATCGACTTAGAATGTGAACAAAGAGGGATTGTTCAGAAAACCACAGATCAGTCTCTGAAGACTTCCATAAGTGCTCCGCAAAAGATAGAGAAGGAACTTCTTGTTCTTGTTTGGGTTTGGCCTTTTGGAGAACCCTTCGCTTTAAACACTTGCCAGAGTGTATATGGTATCCCTGGATGTAAGCTAACGGCAAACAGGAGCTTGTATGGCATTGCTGATGCTGTTGTTATACACCATGTAGACATCATGTATGATAAAAAGTCCTTACCACAAGAACCACGGCCTCTATATCAACGTTGGGTATGGTTTAACATGGAACCACCACTGATTATCAAAAATCTTCATTTCTTGGATAACCTATTTAATATGACTATGACATTCCGCCAAGACTCTGATGTCTATAGACCTTATGGTCGAATTGAAGCTTTGAAGGAACCTCAGAGCTTCTCAATCCCTGCCAAGACTAAATTTGTTGCTTGGGTGGTTAGCCAATGGTATCCAGGTGTCAAACGAAATATTTATTATGAGGAACTTAAAAGATACCTTCCAATTGATGTCTATGGGAAGAAACACATGAGACTGTCTTGGGATGACTTTTATCAAACTATCTCCAAGTACAAGTTTTACTTAGCATTTGAGAATTCAATCTATAAGGATTACATCACTGAAAAGATGTGGTCCAATGCTTTCGATTCATGGGCTGTTCCTGTTGTGTTAGGGACAACTCGCAAAAACTATGAGCGTTTCATCCCCGGAGAGGCCTTCATCCATGTAGATGATTTCTCAAGCCCAAAAGAATTAGCTTCTTATCTTTTTGAATTAGATAAGGATGATGAGAGATATAAAAAGTATTTTTACTGGAGATCTCACTACCGTGTGAGAAGAGAGACTGGATGGGACAACCATTACTGCAAGGCTTGTAGGGCTCTTCAACAGGCTCCAGATTACCAAGTTATCCCTAGTGTGGAAAAGTGGTTTTTGAAGGACGTATAG